From a single Pieris napi chromosome 7, ilPieNapi1.2, whole genome shotgun sequence genomic region:
- the LOC125051430 gene encoding transcription elongation factor 1 homolog codes for MGRRKSKRKPPAKRKAIEPLDQQFNCPFCNHEKSCEVKMDRARNTARIVCRVCLEDFQTTTNVLSEPIDVYNDWVDACESAN; via the exons ATGGGTCGTCGCAAATCGAAAAGAAAGCCGCCAGCCAAACGAAAGGCAATAGAACCTTTGGATCAACAGTTTAACTGCCCTTTTTGTAATCACGAAAAGTCTTGTGAAGTCAAAAT GGATCGAGCAAGGAATACAGCGCGTATAGTATGCCGGGTTTGTTTAGAAGATTTTCAGACTACCACAAATGTTTTATCTGAGCCAATAGATGTTTACAATGACTGGGTAGACGCTTGTGAAAGTGCAAATTAG